GCGATTACCTTACTCAGTCTGCAGGACTTACGGTTGTTTTCGAGTCGGCTATTGTCCCGAGATGGAAGGATGGCGTCATCACCTTCCGGAATGTGTTCGTTTCTCGGAGGCCAGGCCAGCACGGCAAGTCGACTGTCAAGAAGGGTTCCTCCAATGCTGCAGCTGAGGCGGCAGCCGCAAGACAAACGGCactggaggaagaggcagaTGATGGCAACTATACGCAATTCGACGTGACCATTGATACCGTCAACGTCACCTTATCGTTTCTAAAATGGTGGAACGGGAAAGGGCTGCTCAGGGATGTAGAGGTCAAGGGTGTTCGAGGTGTAATCGACAGGACCTCGGTTGTCTGGGGCGATGAGGAAGTTGACCCTCTGACTTTCAGACACGAACATAACCCCGGCGACTTTGAGCTTGATTATTTCAAGATGGAAGATCTTCTTGTTACGGTACATCAGCCCGGCGGATTCCGGCCCTTTTCCGTTTCGATATTCTCGTGCGAGCTCCCTCAGCTTCGAAAACAGTGGCTCTTTTAcgacttcctctccgcctcgCACATGTCGGGTGCATTTGACGGCTCCCTGTTCACGATCCACCCTCGACAGATACACGGTGTttcagccgccgccgcagagGACCGGAGGCAGGACGAGTTTGGCGCATCATCTGCGTGGAAGAAATTCTCTCGTTTACGCATTGACGGTCTCAAGATCGACCACCTGAACCGCGGAGTGGAAGGTCCGTTTGGGTGGATTTATGAAGGAAATGTCGACATCGTAGCCGATGTCATGTTTCCAGTTGATCCCGCAGAAGGGATTGGCAAAGTTGTGGCCGAGTTCTATGACAAAATGGAAGAAGCCGTCACGAGTAACCGGTACCTACAGATATTGGACACCAATGGCACCCGTCGCCGAGAACGAGAacaaaacatcatcaacaactcaAGGCCTTACTCGGTACGTCATGACGAGAATCTGCTGTCTGGAGAGAACCCATCCGCTCCCCTTCCGGCatcctctcaccaccacccgcccccCTCACAAGAAGAGGTTCCCGGGTATCTGGTCATGGACTTGCGCATCCATCTTAACAATGTGCGCGCCGCCGTTCCTCTCTTCAATAATCCGCACATTAGCTATGTCAACCAAGCTCTAGTGCGCCCGATTGTTGCCTACATCAACGCCAAGCGCACATATATTCCCGTAAACTGCCGCATCGTGAAGCGTGTAACCGACTTCGATGGTTCCTGGACGGTCTGGGACTGTGGTCTGATGGATGACACGAGCGCAGAGGTCTACTCTGCGTTTGCGTACAATGTCGAGGACCAGCAGAGCCGAGTTCGCCGGTTCAAACGGGTTGGACTGTGGACTGTCAGTCTTGTTGTTCATGCTCTGCTTGCTGGCGTGGCGGGCGATTACATGTAGCCTATGAACGATACCTATTTAACGATTAAtatcttctctttttctctgcCCGATGGTGATTCCATCCAGGCATGAGATATGTATCACTAAAACaaaagggggttggattCCGGCGGGATGGTATGGACTTTTAAATACACTGGCTGGTGGGACTGCATCATTACGTTTCAGGGCATATTGgcgggtgggtttgggataactggaggaggttttggctgTTTTTCTTCTATAGCGATCAGACTCACTTGGGGCGTTGTGGTATACTCTTTTGGGGACTTGGCTTTCACGTCCGTCATCATGTCACGATGCGAAATGACTGGTGGAATCGAGGGGAAACAGTTGCTAACCCTCGAGCTGTATCAAATACATGACAGAGGGAGCGGAATAAGTAAGGTTCAGCAACATTATAGTGTGTCCCGTCTTATCACTGGCATCAACGATAGGTTTGAATACATTTAGTCAGGATActctggagaagaaaaggggcaacaTGCACGTGTGTCGGCCCTAGGACAACTCGAGGGTATCGTGAAAAAACCTATCAAGAAACATGAGCTCTGTTAAGAAAAGCCAAATTGTCTACGATGATGCGGTAAATTCAACCACGAAGCCTGCCATACCACCTCTTGCTTCACAGATTTTGAGCTACCTTTATATTTCCCCATTGCTCCGCTGATCTATGGTCGTTCTGGCTGTCTAGATAACCACCCAAACGCCTCCGATATCGCCGCTTTCTCGTACTGAACTAGCCGCTGGCTGAATGACAAATTCCCTCCCGAGCTACACTCCCAGGCCCATTCCAAATTTTGTTGTACTGTACATGCCAAACTCTCCCCGGCCTTGACGCG
This window of the Podospora pseudoanserina strain CBS 124.78 chromosome 3, whole genome shotgun sequence genome carries:
- the MDM31 gene encoding Mitochondrial distribution and morphology protein 31, mitochondrial precursor (EggNog:ENOG503NUII; COG:S; BUSCO:EOG092615Y4), which produces MTSSAATTQLGRHLWGSIRDSVTIFAARLPQRPPKPTRTPFGQLCQPFHPANPSHTSPLIHPAKSFSRAYSSRAARPPPRKSCTSGCLLLLGLSPSPSSTSAVVTTCARNTSQKAQLSYLARQIWKQSRQPRNDRGEVSIIGRRGKSSSTNRDGDRNNVIGQPPPRTEVEKPQNGPPKTPESDLSEAESIADSMSKYLHLPKMPHRPTKEELLAATNGFLQRLRVRFKWFSIRSMRPWNADEWGAFVSWFLFGHLVWILVGTTTFFSLIILFINTVFAQETLAKWIGDYLTQSAGLTVVFESAIVPRWKDGVITFRNVFVSRRPGQHGKSTVKKGSSNAAAEAAAARQTALEEEADDGNYTQFDVTIDTVNVTLSFLKWWNGKGLLRDVEVKGVRGVIDRTSVVWGDEEVDPLTFRHEHNPGDFELDYFKMEDLLVTVHQPGGFRPFSVSIFSCELPQLRKQWLFYDFLSASHMSGAFDGSLFTIHPRQIHGVSAAAAEDRRQDEFGASSAWKKFSRLRIDGLKIDHLNRGVEGPFGWIYEGNVDIVADVMFPVDPAEGIGKVVAEFYDKMEEAVTSNRYLQILDTNGTRRREREQNIINNSRPYSVRHDENLLSGENPSAPLPASSHHHPPPSQEEVPGYLVMDLRIHLNNVRAAVPLFNNPHISYVNQALVRPIVAYINAKRTYIPVNCRIVKRVTDFDGSWTVWDCGLMDDTSAEVYSAFAYNVEDQQSRVRRFKRVGLWTVSLVVHALLAGVAGDYM